One genomic window of Fibrobacter sp. UWT2 includes the following:
- the pdxS gene encoding pyridoxal 5'-phosphate synthase lyase subunit PdxS, which yields MSDQNRYELNKNLAQMLKGGVIMDVTTPEQAKIAEAAGAAAVMALERIPADIRAAGGVSRMSDPKMIKGIQDAVSIPVMAKCRIGHFAEAQILQAIEIDYIDESEVLSPADDIFHINKREFDVPFVCGAKDLGEALRRIEEGASMIRTKGEPGTGDIVQAVRHMRLMNQEIARISSMREDELFNHAKELQVSYDLVRFVHDNKKLPVVNFAAGGVATPADAALMMQLGAEGVFVGSGIFKSGNPAKRAAAIVQAVTNYTDAKLIAKLSEDLGEAMVGINEQEIALLMAERGK from the coding sequence ATGTCTGACCAGAACCGTTACGAACTCAATAAGAATCTTGCCCAGATGCTCAAGGGCGGTGTCATTATGGATGTGACAACCCCCGAACAAGCCAAAATCGCCGAAGCCGCAGGTGCCGCCGCCGTGATGGCATTGGAACGCATCCCGGCCGATATCCGTGCTGCGGGCGGTGTATCGCGCATGAGCGACCCCAAGATGATCAAAGGTATTCAGGACGCCGTCTCTATCCCGGTCATGGCCAAATGCCGTATCGGTCATTTTGCCGAAGCGCAAATTTTGCAGGCCATTGAGATCGACTACATCGACGAAAGCGAAGTGCTTTCTCCTGCCGACGACATTTTCCACATCAACAAGCGCGAATTTGACGTTCCGTTCGTGTGCGGCGCGAAGGACTTAGGCGAAGCGCTGCGCCGTATCGAAGAAGGCGCATCGATGATCCGTACCAAAGGGGAGCCGGGTACGGGCGACATCGTCCAGGCCGTACGACACATGCGCCTGATGAACCAGGAAATCGCCCGCATCTCGAGCATGCGCGAAGACGAGCTCTTCAATCACGCCAAGGAACTCCAGGTGTCGTACGATCTGGTGCGCTTCGTTCACGACAACAAGAAACTTCCCGTGGTGAACTTCGCTGCCGGTGGTGTTGCCACCCCCGCCGATGCCGCCCTCATGATGCAACTCGGTGCCGAAGGCGTTTTCGTAGGTTCTGGAATCTTCAAGTCAGGTAACCCCGCCAAGCGTGCCGCCGCCATCGTACAGGCCGTCACCAACTATACCGACGCAAAGCTTATCGCCAAGCTTTCTGAAGACTTGGGTGAAGCCATGGTCGGTATCAACGAACAGGAAATCGCGCTGCTGATGGCCGAAAGGGGGAAGTAA
- the pdxT gene encoding pyridoxal 5'-phosphate synthase glutaminase subunit PdxT: MGINKPQIGVLAVQGAFIEHERILESLGAEAFEIRQLRDLNRHLDGLVLPGGESTVQGKLLHDLGLFEPLRKKIAEGLPVLATCAGAILLAEKIAGENNAHFATLPAIIRRNAYGRQLGSFFTENEVAHIGKVPQTFIRAPFFESVGEGVEILSRTASSNRADALEQIVAVRYKNQIALSFHPELNSDTSIHQYFLKLVG; this comes from the coding sequence ATGGGAATTAACAAACCGCAAATTGGCGTGCTCGCGGTGCAGGGGGCGTTCATTGAACATGAACGCATCCTCGAATCGCTAGGCGCCGAAGCATTTGAAATCAGACAGTTGCGCGACTTGAACCGACATTTGGACGGTCTTGTGCTCCCCGGTGGCGAAAGCACCGTGCAAGGAAAACTGCTCCACGACTTAGGGCTTTTCGAGCCACTTCGTAAAAAAATTGCCGAAGGCCTGCCCGTACTCGCAACATGTGCCGGCGCAATCCTCCTTGCCGAAAAAATTGCCGGCGAAAACAATGCGCATTTCGCGACGCTCCCCGCGATTATCCGCCGCAATGCCTATGGTCGGCAACTCGGCAGCTTCTTTACGGAAAACGAAGTCGCTCACATCGGAAAAGTGCCGCAGACCTTTATTCGCGCGCCCTTCTTTGAATCGGTCGGCGAAGGCGTCGAAATCCTTTCACGTACGGCAAGCTCAAATAGAGCCGACGCGCTGGAGCAAATCGTTGCCGTTCGCTACAAGAACCAAATTGCGCTTTCGTTCCATCCGGAACTCAATAGCGACACAAGCATTCACCAGTATTTTTTGAAGTTAGTGGGATGA